In Kitasatospora sp. NBC_00240, the following are encoded in one genomic region:
- a CDS encoding FtsW/RodA/SpoVE family cell cycle protein — protein MTITPQGTPNRRNTELALLAFAVLLPVLAYANVGLAIDGSLPAGMLGYGLGMGALALVAHLVMRRWAPYADPLLLPLATLLNGLGVVMIWRLDKAGKLLAKNYPAAANQLMWSALGIAFFIVVMVFLKDHRVLQRYTYISMAVALVLLAAPAFFPSRDADFGAKIWIHLGPLSFQPGEFAKIILTVFFAGYLMVKRDALALASRRFMGLYLPRGRDLGPIIAIWLVSLLILIFENDLGSSFLFFGLFVVMLYVATERTSWIIFGLLMSVGGAVVVGSTASHVKTRIDAWLDPMAAFSGKGGSDQIGQSLMAMGSGGVTGSGLGQGRSWLIGFAAKSDFIIGSFGEELGLTGLMAIFMVYALIVQRGLRTAIAARDPFGKLFAVGLSSALALQVFVVAGGVTGLIPLTGMTMPFMAQGGSSVVANWALIAILLKISDSARRPGVEPAPASET, from the coding sequence ATCACCATCACCCCGCAGGGCACCCCGAACCGGCGCAACACCGAGCTGGCGCTGCTGGCCTTCGCGGTGCTGCTGCCCGTCCTCGCGTACGCCAACGTGGGCCTGGCGATCGACGGCAGCCTGCCGGCCGGCATGCTCGGCTACGGCCTGGGCATGGGCGCGCTGGCCCTGGTCGCGCACCTGGTGATGCGCCGCTGGGCGCCGTACGCCGACCCGCTGCTGCTGCCGCTGGCCACGCTGCTCAACGGGCTCGGCGTGGTGATGATCTGGCGGCTGGACAAGGCCGGGAAGCTGCTGGCCAAGAACTACCCGGCGGCGGCCAACCAGCTGATGTGGTCGGCGCTCGGCATCGCCTTCTTCATCGTGGTGATGGTGTTCCTGAAGGACCACCGGGTGCTGCAGCGCTACACCTACATCTCGATGGCGGTGGCCCTGGTGCTGCTGGCCGCGCCCGCGTTCTTCCCGTCCAGGGACGCCGACTTCGGCGCGAAGATCTGGATCCACCTCGGCCCGCTGTCGTTCCAGCCGGGCGAGTTCGCCAAGATCATCCTGACCGTCTTCTTCGCCGGCTACCTGATGGTCAAGCGGGACGCCCTGGCACTGGCCAGCCGGCGCTTCATGGGGCTGTACCTGCCGCGCGGCCGCGACCTCGGCCCGATCATCGCGATCTGGCTGGTCAGCCTGCTGATCCTGATCTTCGAGAACGACCTCGGCTCGTCCTTCCTGTTCTTCGGGCTCTTCGTGGTGATGCTGTACGTCGCCACCGAGCGCACCAGCTGGATCATCTTCGGCCTGCTGATGTCCGTCGGCGGGGCCGTCGTGGTGGGCTCCACCGCGAGCCACGTGAAGACCCGCATCGACGCCTGGCTCGACCCGATGGCGGCCTTCTCCGGCAAGGGCGGCAGCGACCAGATCGGCCAGTCCCTGATGGCGATGGGCTCGGGCGGGGTCACCGGCTCGGGCCTCGGCCAGGGCCGGTCCTGGCTGATCGGCTTCGCCGCGAAGAGCGACTTCATCATCGGCTCCTTCGGCGAGGAGCTCGGGCTCACCGGCCTGATGGCGATCTTCATGGTCTACGCCCTGATCGTGCAGCGCGGCCTGCGCACCGCGATCGCCGCCCGCGACCCGTTCGGCAAGCTGTTCGCCGTCGGGCTGTCCTCGGCGCTCGCGCTGCAGGTCTTCGTGGTGGCCGGCGGTGTCACCGGGCTGATCCCGCTGACCGGTATGACCATGCCGTTCATGGCCCAGGGCGGTTCGTCCGTGGTGGCCAACTGGGCGCTGATCGCCATCCTGCTGAAGATCAGCGACAGTGCCCGCCGTCCCGGGGTGGAACCGGCCCCGGCCAGCGAAACGTGA
- a CDS encoding penicillin-binding transpeptidase domain-containing protein, with the protein MNKPIRRVSIFCLVLILALMVRTNWVQGVQADSLASNTHNDRNKYDRYAYPRGNIIVDGERVTSSDFVDGLRYKYKRSWVNGPLYAPVTGYSSQSFGSSQLESLEDGFLAGTDDRLFFRNTLDMLTGKEKQGGDVVTTINAKAQKAAFEGLGNKKGAVVALDPATGAILALVSTPSYDPGTFAGGGDADTKAWTDLNADANKPMLNRALRETYPPGSTFKLVTAAAAFENNVFQNIDDKTETPDPYTLPGTTTELKNESANEPCEGATLKVGMDFSCNTVYGKIGADLGRDKMREQAEKFGFNTTVDTPIRAVQSFYPKGSSPDGTALDAIGQHDTRATPLQMAMVASAIANNGSLMQPYLVAQERSANLTTISQHSAKQLGQAISPATAQKLQDMMVSVVQNGTGKNAQIPGTTVGGKTGTAQHGEGNNGLPFAWFVSYAKGADNKSVAVAVVVEDGSNNRDGISGGRLAAPIAKAVMQATLTK; encoded by the coding sequence ATGAACAAGCCCATTCGCCGGGTCTCGATCTTCTGCCTCGTGCTGATCCTGGCCCTGATGGTGCGCACCAACTGGGTGCAGGGGGTGCAGGCCGACAGCCTCGCCTCCAACACCCACAACGACCGCAACAAGTACGACCGGTACGCCTATCCGCGCGGCAACATCATCGTCGACGGCGAGCGCGTCACCAGCTCCGACTTCGTGGACGGCCTGCGCTACAAGTACAAGCGCTCCTGGGTGAACGGCCCGCTCTACGCCCCGGTCACCGGGTACTCCTCGCAGTCCTTCGGCAGCAGCCAGCTGGAGTCCCTGGAGGACGGCTTCCTGGCCGGCACCGACGACCGGCTGTTCTTCCGGAACACCCTCGACATGCTGACCGGCAAGGAGAAGCAGGGCGGCGACGTGGTCACCACGATCAACGCCAAGGCCCAGAAGGCCGCCTTCGAGGGCCTCGGCAACAAGAAGGGCGCGGTCGTCGCCCTCGACCCGGCCACCGGCGCCATCCTCGCGCTGGTCTCCACCCCCTCCTACGACCCCGGCACCTTCGCCGGCGGCGGCGACGCGGACACCAAGGCCTGGACCGACCTCAACGCCGACGCCAACAAGCCGATGCTCAACCGGGCGCTGCGCGAGACCTATCCGCCCGGCTCCACCTTCAAGCTGGTGACCGCGGCCGCCGCGTTCGAGAACAACGTCTTCCAGAACATCGACGACAAGACCGAGACCCCGGACCCGTACACGCTGCCCGGGACCACCACCGAGCTGAAGAACGAGAGCGCCAACGAGCCCTGCGAGGGCGCCACGCTCAAGGTCGGCATGGACTTCTCCTGCAACACCGTCTACGGCAAGATCGGCGCCGACCTCGGCCGCGACAAGATGCGCGAGCAGGCCGAGAAGTTCGGCTTCAACACCACCGTGGACACCCCGATCCGGGCCGTGCAGAGCTTCTACCCGAAGGGCTCCAGCCCGGACGGCACGGCCCTGGACGCGATCGGCCAGCACGACACCCGGGCCACCCCGCTGCAGATGGCCATGGTCGCCTCCGCCATCGCCAACAACGGCTCGCTGATGCAGCCGTACCTGGTCGCGCAGGAGCGCTCGGCCAACCTGACCACCATCTCCCAGCACAGCGCCAAGCAGCTCGGCCAGGCGATCAGCCCGGCCACCGCGCAGAAGCTGCAGGACATGATGGTCAGCGTGGTGCAGAACGGCACCGGCAAGAACGCCCAGATCCCCGGCACCACCGTCGGCGGCAAGACCGGCACCGCCCAGCACGGCGAGGGCAACAACGGCCTGCCGTTCGCCTGGTTCGTCTCCTACGCCAAGGGCGCCGACAACAAGTCGGTGGCGGTCGCCGTGGTCGTCGAGGACGGTTCCAACAACCGCGACGGGATCAGCGGCGGGCGCCTCGCCGCCCCGATCGCCAAGGCTGTGATGCAGGCCACGCTCACCAAGTGA
- the pknB gene encoding Stk1 family PASTA domain-containing Ser/Thr kinase, translating to MEEPRRLGGRYELGGVLGRGGMAEVYLAHDSRLGRSVAVKTLRADMARDPSFQARFRREAQSAASLNHPAIVAVYDTGEDYIDNISIPYIVMEYVEGSTLRELLHSGRRLLPERALEMTIGILQALEYSHRAGIVHRDIKPANVMLTRQGNVKVMDFGIARAMGDAGMTMTQTSAVIGTAQYLSPEQAKGEQVDARSDIYSTGCLLYELLAVRPPFVGDSPVAVAYQHVREEAQPPSVYDPELRPEIDAIVLKALTKDRDYRYQSADEMRDDIERFLDGLPVAAAQQAAYGMGAAGGYGYDQNGQYAQHDPYGQTNMLPQQPGGGPTTVLPQVGSPQQGYGPQGGYQDDGGYQGPGGGNDGYDDGYGRASRRGEQPPKKSNTSWIVLAVAAVLVLVGTFFVAQAMFGGGTKDAAKIAAPSLVGKSLAEAKTAAQAAGGKLVVTEGEPVACPDTKIQKSQVCNQDPVSGTQIAETGTITVRLSSGPAKATVPGVVGKAKDVATKALQDAGFANVTTEYKNDDTAPLDQVTAQDPPANGAADPSAPVKLTISQGKSKVDVPGVVGQPVATATQALQDAGFQVDSSKTVPAPDPSKNGLVASQTPAPNSKAAAGTKIVLTVYKTPDKIPVPGDLQGKTVKDAMAQLKSAGLQWTFAGAGGDNDNIVVRYSPGANELVDPNTPIQLQTMPGPKGNDSGPPSPNRP from the coding sequence ATGGAAGAGCCTCGTCGCCTAGGCGGCAGGTACGAGCTCGGCGGCGTCCTCGGACGCGGCGGCATGGCCGAGGTGTACCTCGCCCATGACTCCAGGCTCGGCCGCTCCGTCGCAGTGAAGACGCTCCGGGCCGACATGGCCCGGGATCCGTCGTTCCAGGCCCGGTTCCGCCGCGAGGCACAGTCCGCGGCGTCGCTGAACCACCCCGCCATCGTCGCCGTGTACGACACCGGCGAGGACTACATCGACAACATCTCCATCCCGTACATCGTGATGGAGTACGTCGAGGGCTCCACCCTGCGCGAGCTGCTGCACTCCGGCCGCCGGCTGCTGCCCGAGCGCGCGCTCGAGATGACCATCGGCATCCTGCAGGCCCTGGAGTACTCCCACCGGGCCGGCATCGTGCACCGCGACATCAAGCCCGCCAACGTGATGCTCACCCGGCAGGGCAACGTCAAGGTCATGGACTTCGGCATCGCCCGTGCGATGGGCGACGCCGGCATGACGATGACCCAGACCTCGGCCGTCATCGGCACCGCCCAGTACCTCTCCCCCGAGCAGGCCAAGGGTGAGCAGGTCGACGCGCGCTCCGACATCTACTCCACCGGCTGCCTGCTGTACGAGCTGCTCGCCGTGCGCCCGCCGTTCGTCGGCGACTCGCCGGTCGCGGTGGCGTACCAGCACGTCCGCGAGGAGGCCCAGCCGCCGTCGGTGTACGACCCGGAGCTGCGCCCCGAGATCGACGCGATCGTGCTGAAGGCGCTCACCAAGGACCGCGACTACCGCTACCAGTCCGCCGACGAGATGCGCGACGACATCGAGCGCTTCCTCGACGGCCTGCCGGTGGCGGCGGCCCAGCAGGCCGCGTACGGCATGGGCGCGGCCGGCGGGTACGGCTACGACCAGAACGGCCAGTACGCCCAGCACGACCCGTACGGCCAGACCAACATGCTCCCGCAGCAGCCCGGTGGCGGCCCCACCACGGTGCTGCCCCAGGTCGGCTCCCCGCAGCAGGGCTACGGCCCGCAGGGCGGCTACCAGGACGACGGCGGCTACCAGGGCCCCGGCGGCGGCAACGACGGCTACGACGACGGCTACGGCCGGGCCTCCCGGCGGGGCGAGCAGCCGCCGAAGAAGAGCAACACCTCCTGGATCGTGCTGGCCGTCGCGGCCGTGCTGGTCCTGGTCGGTACGTTCTTCGTCGCCCAGGCGATGTTCGGCGGCGGCACGAAGGACGCCGCCAAGATCGCCGCGCCCAGCCTGGTCGGCAAGAGCCTGGCCGAGGCCAAGACGGCCGCCCAGGCCGCCGGCGGCAAGCTGGTGGTCACCGAGGGCGAGCCGGTGGCCTGCCCCGACACCAAGATCCAGAAGTCCCAGGTCTGCAACCAGGACCCGGTGTCCGGCACCCAGATCGCGGAGACCGGCACCATCACGGTCCGGCTGTCCTCCGGGCCGGCCAAGGCCACCGTGCCCGGCGTGGTCGGCAAGGCCAAGGACGTGGCGACCAAGGCCCTGCAGGACGCCGGCTTCGCCAACGTCACCACCGAGTACAAGAACGACGACACCGCCCCGCTCGACCAGGTGACCGCCCAGGACCCGCCGGCCAACGGCGCCGCCGACCCGTCGGCGCCCGTCAAGCTGACGATCTCCCAGGGCAAGTCCAAGGTCGACGTCCCCGGTGTGGTGGGCCAGCCGGTGGCGACCGCCACCCAGGCCCTGCAGGACGCCGGCTTCCAGGTCGACTCCAGCAAGACCGTACCGGCCCCGGACCCCAGCAAGAACGGCCTGGTCGCCTCGCAGACCCCGGCCCCCAACAGCAAGGCCGCCGCCGGGACGAAGATCGTCCTGACGGTCTACAAGACCCCGGACAAGATCCCGGTGCCGGGCGACCTGCAGGGCAAGACCGTCAAGGACGCGATGGCCCAGCTGAAGTCCGCCGGCCTGCAGTGGACCTTCGCCGGCGCGGGCGGTGACAACGACAACATCGTCGTCCGCTACAGCCCGGGCGCCAACGAGCTGGTCGACCCGAACACCCCGATCCAGCTGCAGACGATGCCCGGCCCCAAAGGGAACGACTCCGGGCCACCGTCCCCGAACCGGCCGTAA
- a CDS encoding class E sortase, producing the protein MVALGVFGELLITLGLLLALFATYSLWWTNVQADRTADLAADKLRSAWSAPPSAAPPVRTYAAGDGVGFLHVPAMGAGYQVLIRMGTDAATLAEGVAGVYETPYRSAMPWEQSGNFALAAHRDGHGAKFHDLDALKPGDAIVVETQDSWYVYRVDETLPETSKYDTGVVAPVPEGSSYHSPGRYITLTTCTPVYTSRYRMAVWGSLVRVDPVDAARTPPAELR; encoded by the coding sequence ATGGTGGCGCTCGGGGTGTTCGGCGAGCTGCTGATCACCCTCGGGCTGCTGCTGGCGCTGTTCGCCACCTACTCCCTGTGGTGGACGAACGTGCAGGCGGACCGCACCGCCGACCTGGCCGCCGACAAGCTGCGCAGCGCCTGGTCGGCGCCGCCGTCCGCCGCGCCGCCGGTTCGTACCTACGCGGCGGGGGACGGCGTCGGGTTCCTGCACGTGCCGGCGATGGGCGCGGGCTACCAGGTGCTGATCCGGATGGGCACGGACGCCGCCACGCTGGCCGAGGGGGTGGCCGGGGTGTACGAGACGCCGTACCGCTCGGCGATGCCCTGGGAGCAGAGCGGCAACTTCGCGCTGGCGGCGCACCGGGACGGGCACGGCGCCAAGTTCCACGACCTGGACGCGCTGAAGCCGGGTGACGCGATCGTGGTGGAGACCCAGGACAGCTGGTACGTCTACCGGGTGGACGAGACGCTGCCGGAGACGTCCAAGTACGACACGGGTGTGGTCGCGCCGGTGCCCGAGGGGTCGTCGTACCACTCCCCCGGGCGCTACATCACCTTGACGACCTGTACGCCGGTCTACACCTCGCGCTACCGGATGGCGGTCTGGGGCAGCCTGGTGCGGGTGGATCCGGTGGACGCGGCGCGGACGCCGCCGGCCGAGCTGCGCTAG
- a CDS encoding class E sortase yields the protein MTAVRPEGRAQAGGGAYGADAPGGYPAAGGRADAEPDGWGVYEPYPAEEMPEYPWLADQTLQLRTIPEAALTAGAPVPGGGRAERRRAAQGRLAVRSGSGRRRAAGRAAAGGQRPAEPKGVVLARMIGELCITLGLVMLLFVSYQLWWTNVQADAAASGARSQLEHQFDAAAQPGAGAPAPDPNKPPEAFAPGKGFAIIHLPKLGLTVPIAEGTGKAQVLDKGLVGHYTGTAMPADKAGNFALAAHRNTHGEPFRYINKLVKGDKIVVETATAYYTYEVTSGIPETPPSNIGVIQPVPKGAGFTKADRYITLTTCTPEFTSKYRLIVFGKMVEERPRGEGKPAALTGGQ from the coding sequence GTGACGGCGGTGCGCCCGGAGGGCCGCGCACAGGCCGGGGGCGGCGCGTACGGCGCGGATGCTCCCGGCGGTTACCCGGCGGCCGGCGGCCGCGCCGACGCGGAGCCGGACGGCTGGGGGGTCTACGAGCCGTACCCGGCCGAGGAGATGCCCGAGTACCCGTGGCTGGCCGACCAGACCCTTCAGCTGCGGACCATCCCGGAGGCCGCGTTGACGGCCGGTGCGCCCGTGCCCGGCGGTGGCCGGGCGGAGCGCCGGCGGGCGGCCCAGGGGCGCCTCGCGGTGCGTTCGGGCAGTGGTCGGCGGCGGGCGGCCGGGCGGGCCGCGGCGGGCGGGCAGCGGCCCGCGGAGCCGAAGGGCGTGGTGCTCGCCCGGATGATCGGCGAGCTGTGCATAACGCTCGGCCTGGTGATGCTGCTCTTCGTCTCGTACCAGCTGTGGTGGACGAACGTGCAGGCGGACGCTGCGGCGAGCGGTGCGCGCAGCCAGCTGGAGCACCAGTTCGACGCGGCGGCCCAGCCGGGGGCCGGGGCTCCGGCACCGGACCCGAACAAGCCGCCGGAGGCCTTCGCGCCGGGCAAGGGCTTCGCGATCATCCACCTGCCCAAGCTCGGGCTGACGGTGCCGATCGCCGAGGGCACCGGCAAGGCCCAGGTGCTCGACAAGGGCCTGGTGGGCCACTACACGGGTACCGCGATGCCCGCGGACAAGGCGGGCAACTTCGCGCTGGCCGCGCACCGCAACACCCACGGCGAGCCGTTCCGGTACATCAACAAGCTGGTCAAGGGCGACAAGATCGTGGTGGAGACCGCTACCGCGTACTACACGTACGAGGTGACCAGCGGGATCCCGGAGACGCCGCCGTCGAACATCGGGGTGATCCAGCCGGTCCCGAAGGGCGCCGGTTTCACCAAGGCCGACCGGTACATCACGCTGACCACGTGCACACCGGAGTTCACCTCCAAGTACCGGCTGATCGTCTTTGGCAAGATGGTCGAGGAGCGGCCGCGCGGTGAGGGCAAGCCCGCCGCGCTGACGGGTGGTCAGTAG
- a CDS encoding aminodeoxychorismate/anthranilate synthase component II, translating into MTTPPTSPRILVVDNYDSFVFNLVQYLYQLGATCEVVRNDEVTVGHAVRRDGADGFDGVLLSPGPGAPEEAGVCIEMVHHCAGIGLPVFGVCLGLQSIAVAYGAVVDRAPELLHGKTSLVTHEDGGVFEGLPSPLTATRYHSLAVEPATVPDELVVTSRTESGVIMGLRHRELPVEGVQFHPESVLTEGGHRMLANWLAQCGDPEAVGRSAGLAPVIGRG; encoded by the coding sequence ATGACCACCCCGCCGACCTCGCCCCGCATCCTGGTCGTGGACAACTACGACAGTTTCGTCTTCAACCTGGTCCAGTACCTGTACCAGTTGGGCGCCACCTGCGAGGTGGTGCGCAACGACGAGGTGACGGTCGGCCACGCGGTGCGCCGCGACGGCGCCGACGGCTTCGACGGGGTGCTGCTCTCGCCCGGCCCCGGTGCGCCGGAGGAGGCCGGGGTCTGCATCGAGATGGTGCACCACTGCGCCGGGATCGGGCTGCCGGTCTTCGGTGTCTGCCTGGGCCTGCAGTCGATCGCGGTGGCGTACGGCGCGGTGGTCGACCGGGCGCCCGAACTGCTGCACGGCAAGACCTCGCTGGTCACGCACGAGGACGGCGGGGTCTTCGAGGGCCTGCCCTCGCCGTTGACCGCGACCCGCTACCACTCGCTGGCGGTCGAGCCGGCCACCGTGCCGGACGAGCTGGTGGTCACCTCGCGGACGGAGAGCGGCGTGATCATGGGGCTGCGGCACCGGGAACTGCCGGTGGAGGGTGTGCAGTTCCACCCGGAGTCGGTGCTCACCGAGGGCGGGCACCGGATGCTCGCCAACTGGCTGGCACAGTGCGGCGATCCGGAGGCGGTGGGCCGCTCGGCCGGTCTCGCCCCGGTGATCGGTCGGGGCTGA
- a CDS encoding DUF881 domain-containing protein translates to MSILPEPAPTRAGGTRIVGRALTCAVFALAGLLFYVSAHAARGTDLRTDDSLLRLSDVIRQRSAQNQQAQAQLADLQERAEELTQQQGSPADAALLGALQQGSALEPLAGPGLTVTLNDAPPNATARIPGVPAPGVNDLVIHQQDIQAVVNALWRGGAEGIQVMDQRLISTSAVRCVGNTLLLQGRVYSPPYVIRAVGRTEALRSAVEADPTIRNYLQYVQAYGLGWKVQESGDLSVPGYSGTVDLRSASGQ, encoded by the coding sequence TTGTCGATTCTCCCTGAACCTGCCCCCACCCGTGCCGGCGGCACCCGAATTGTCGGGCGTGCCCTGACCTGCGCCGTCTTCGCACTGGCAGGGCTGCTCTTCTACGTCAGCGCGCACGCCGCCCGCGGCACCGATCTGCGGACCGACGATTCGCTGCTGCGGCTGAGCGACGTCATACGCCAGCGCAGTGCGCAGAACCAGCAGGCGCAGGCGCAGCTGGCCGATCTCCAGGAGCGGGCCGAGGAGCTCACCCAGCAGCAGGGCAGTCCGGCGGACGCCGCCCTGCTGGGGGCGCTGCAGCAGGGTTCCGCGCTGGAGCCGCTGGCCGGTCCCGGGCTGACCGTCACGCTGAACGACGCGCCGCCGAACGCGACCGCGCGCATCCCCGGGGTGCCCGCGCCGGGCGTCAACGACCTGGTGATCCACCAGCAGGACATCCAGGCGGTGGTGAACGCGCTGTGGCGGGGCGGGGCCGAGGGCATCCAGGTGATGGACCAGCGGCTGATCTCGACCAGCGCGGTGCGCTGCGTGGGCAACACCCTGCTGCTGCAGGGCCGGGTGTACTCGCCGCCGTACGTGATCAGGGCGGTGGGGCGGACCGAGGCGCTGCGGTCGGCGGTGGAGGCGGACCCGACGATCCGCAACTACCTGCAGTACGTGCAGGCCTACGGCCTGGGCTGGAAGGTCCAGGAGAGCGGGGACCTGTCGGTGCCGGGCTACTCCGGCACGGTGGACCTGCGTTCGGCGAGCGGCCAGTGA
- the crgA gene encoding cell division protein CrgA, which produces MPKSRLRKKSDYTPPPSTTTAVKLSSGRSWVAPLMLALFLVGLVWIVTYYVTSGSYPVESWRNWNILVGFGFIAAGFGVSTQWK; this is translated from the coding sequence GTGCCGAAGTCTCGACTCCGCAAGAAGTCCGACTACACCCCGCCGCCGTCCACGACGACCGCGGTGAAGCTCAGCTCAGGCCGCAGCTGGGTCGCCCCGCTGATGCTGGCGCTGTTCCTGGTCGGCCTGGTGTGGATCGTCACCTACTACGTGACGAGCGGCAGCTACCCGGTGGAGAGCTGGCGCAACTGGAACATCCTGGTGGGCTTCGGCTTCATCGCGGCGGGCTTCGGCGTCTCCACCCAGTGGAAGTAG
- a CDS encoding rhomboid family intramembrane serine protease, whose translation MLPDEPQQPADRPQRPAGRDDQPADGPRPPGGRPDRAADGSGPPGAAHPPLPGCYRHPEQETAIGCARCGRPICPRCMVSASVGFHCPECVAGGGQAAARKATTRFGGQPVRDGALVTKILIGINLVVFLLAAYVYKPWLANDLSLLSVSPRYDGWPHGVAEGPGQWYRLLTATFLHIAIWHIATNMLALWWMGPMLEQALGRIRYLALYLVSGLAGSALAYLIAGDYMNSLGASGAIFGLFGATVVLFLRTRTPLGPVIALLVFNLVITFSVSGIDWRAHIGGLLAGAAMGFGLMYAPRERRNLVQGAAVLLMLGVVVGAVVLQTALLNG comes from the coding sequence ATGCTCCCGGATGAGCCCCAGCAGCCGGCGGACCGGCCCCAGCGGCCGGCCGGCCGGGACGACCAGCCGGCGGACGGACCTCGGCCGCCGGGCGGGCGGCCCGACCGGGCCGCGGACGGCTCCGGGCCGCCCGGCGCCGCGCACCCGCCGCTGCCCGGCTGCTACCGGCACCCCGAGCAGGAGACCGCGATCGGCTGCGCCCGCTGCGGGCGGCCGATCTGCCCCCGGTGCATGGTCAGCGCCTCGGTCGGCTTCCACTGCCCGGAGTGCGTCGCCGGCGGGGGGCAGGCGGCGGCCCGGAAGGCCACCACGCGCTTCGGCGGGCAGCCGGTCCGGGACGGCGCGCTGGTCACCAAGATCCTGATCGGGATCAACCTGGTGGTCTTCCTGCTGGCCGCCTACGTCTACAAGCCCTGGCTGGCGAACGACCTCTCGCTGCTCAGCGTGAGCCCGCGGTACGACGGCTGGCCGCACGGGGTCGCGGAGGGGCCGGGCCAGTGGTACCGGCTGCTGACCGCGACCTTCCTGCACATCGCCATCTGGCACATCGCGACCAACATGCTGGCGCTCTGGTGGATGGGGCCGATGCTGGAGCAGGCGCTCGGGCGTATCCGCTACCTGGCGCTCTACCTGGTGTCCGGGCTGGCCGGCAGCGCGTTGGCGTACCTGATCGCCGGGGACTACATGAACTCGCTCGGGGCGTCCGGAGCGATCTTCGGACTGTTCGGGGCGACCGTGGTGCTGTTCCTGCGGACCAGGACACCGCTCGGGCCGGTGATCGCCCTGCTGGTCTTCAACCTGGTGATCACGTTCTCGGTGTCCGGGATCGACTGGCGGGCGCACATCGGGGGACTGCTGGCCGGGGCGGCCATGGGCTTCGGGCTGATGTACGCCCCGCGGGAGCGCCGCAACCTCGTCCAGGGGGCGGCGGTGCTGCTGATGCTGGGCGTCGTGGTCGGCGCGGTGGTGCTGCAGACGGCTCTGCTCAACGGCTGA
- a CDS encoding peptidylprolyl isomerase, whose amino-acid sequence MAEELFATLKTNRGDIVIKLFPNHAPKTVANFVELAEGGREWTHPRTGVTSKDRLYDGTIFHRVIENFMIQGGDPLGLGTGGPGYRFADEFHPDLAFTKPYLLAMANSGPATNGSQFFVTVAPTTWLTRKHTIFGEVADEASRKVVQEISATPTKAEDRPVDDVVIESVEITRR is encoded by the coding sequence GTGGCCGAGGAACTGTTCGCCACTCTCAAGACCAACCGCGGCGACATCGTGATCAAGCTCTTCCCGAACCACGCCCCCAAGACGGTGGCGAACTTCGTGGAGCTGGCCGAGGGCGGTCGGGAGTGGACCCACCCGCGCACCGGCGTGACCTCCAAGGACCGCCTGTACGACGGCACGATCTTCCACCGCGTGATCGAGAACTTCATGATCCAGGGCGGGGACCCGCTCGGGCTCGGCACCGGCGGCCCGGGCTACCGGTTCGCCGACGAGTTCCACCCGGACCTCGCCTTCACCAAGCCCTACCTGCTGGCGATGGCCAACTCCGGCCCCGCCACCAACGGCTCGCAGTTCTTCGTGACCGTGGCGCCGACCACCTGGCTGACCCGCAAGCACACCATCTTCGGCGAGGTCGCCGACGAGGCGAGCCGGAAGGTCGTCCAGGAGATCTCGGCGACGCCCACCAAGGCGGAGGACCGCCCGGTGGACGATGTCGTGATCGAGTCGGTCGAGATCACCCGCCGCTGA